TGGCAGCCTGGCCGCTTTCCTTGAGCGCCTTGGTGACTTCAGGTGGCATATATTTCTCGTCGTGCTTGGCCAGGACTTCATCCGCTACCACCACGCCGTCGGCATTGAGCTTGCCGAGGGCGACGATGCCCTGCCCTTCGCGGAACAGGTCGGGGAGAATGCCACGGTAGGTGATCGGCACCGACTTGGTGTAGTCGGTGACCACGAAGCGCACGTCCAGCGAGTCTGCCGAGCGCTGCACCGAGCCTTTCTCGACCATGCCGCCGGCGCGGATGCGGGTATCCAGCGGTGCTTCGCCGTTGGCGATCTGGGTTGGGGTGTAGAACAGGTTGATGTTCTGCTGCAGGGCGCTCAGGGCGAAGCCCACGGCCACGCCAACACCGGCCAGCAGGCCGAGGATAAGGAACAGGCGTTTCTTGCGCTGCGGATTCACGGTTTGCTCTCCCGGCGCAGACGGCGCGCCTCTTCTTGCAGGTAGCGACGGCGAGCCAGCAGTGGCGCGGCGACATTGAGCGCCAGCACCGCCAGGCA
This genomic stretch from Pseudomonas entomophila L48 harbors:
- the ccmE gene encoding cytochrome c maturation protein CcmE, with translation MNPQRKKRLFLILGLLAGVGVAVGFALSALQQNINLFYTPTQIANGEAPLDTRIRAGGMVEKGSVQRSADSLDVRFVVTDYTKSVPITYRGILPDLFREGQGIVALGKLNADGVVVADEVLAKHDEKYMPPEVTKALKESGQAASDAGAKP
- the ccmD gene encoding heme exporter protein CcmD, with protein sequence MSFASFSDFLAMGHHGLYVWSAYGICLAVLALNVAAPLLARRRYLQEEARRLRRESKP